A segment of the Synechococcus sp. CBW1002 genome:
TCGGCAATGGCACCAACGCCGCCCTGCTGGCCCTGCAGATCCTGGCCACCGCCGATGCGGAGCTGAGTGCCCAGCTGGAGGCCTACCGCAGCGACCTGCACGATCAGGTGGTGGCCAAGGACACCCGCCTGCAGGAGCTCGGCAGCAGCACGTATCTGGAGCAGATGCCCCATGCTTGAGCGCCTGGTGCTGCCCCCCTGGCTGCGGTTCGGCCTCGCCCTGCCGCTGCTGGTTCTCAACCTCTGGGTGCTACGGCAGCTGCTGCTGCCCCTGGCGCCGTTTCCGGCCCTGTTCCTGGGGGCAGCCCTGATCGCCTTTCTGCTGGATCTGCCGGCCCGCTGGCTGAAGGATCGCGGCATGCCGCGGCTGCTGGCCCTGGCCCTGGTGCTGGGGGGCGCCCTGGGGCTGGTGGCCCTGGCGGTGCTGTGGCTGGTGCCGCGGCTGGTGCAGCAGCTCGGCGATCTGATCAATGCGCTGCCCTCCTGGCTGGCGGAGGGGGAACTGCTGCTGCAGAACCTGCAGGACTGGGCCGTGCAGCGGGGCCTCCCCAGCGACTTCGGCAATCTCAGCAGTGATCTGATCAGCCGCACCAGCCGGATTGCCAGCCAGGTGAGCCAGCAGCTGCTGGCCCTGCTGGGCACCACGCTGGGGATCACGATCAACACGCTGATCGTGCTGGTGCTGGCCGCCTTCCTGCTGCTGGGCGGCGACGCCATTGTGGCGGGGCTCGGGATCTGGTTACCGGCGGGGGTGCGCTCCCTGGTGCTCACCACCCTGGGACGCACCTTCCGCGGCTACTTCGCCGGCCAGGTGGTGCTCGCCCTGATCCTCAGCGGCGCCCAGATCGTGGTGTTCACCCTGCTGGGTATTCCCTACGGCGTGCTGTTCGCCGTGGCGATCGGCTTCACCACCTTGATCCCCTACGCCAGTGCCCTCACGATCGTGGTGGTGAGCGTGCTGCTGGCGCTGGAAGACCCCCGCACCGCTCTGGAGGTGCTGGCGGCCGCGATCAGCGTCGGCCAGGTGGTGGATCAGGTGATCCAGCCGCGGCTGATGGGCAGCATCGTGGGGCTGCAGCCGGCCTGGCTGCTGGTGAGTCTGCCGATCGGGGCCCGGGTGGGCAGCCTGATGGGCTTCGGGGAGCTGCTGGGCCTGCTCCTGGCGGTGCCCCTGGCCAGCTGCGTCAAGACCTTCCTCGATGCCTGGGGTGAACGCTTGCGGGCAGGGGAGGCACCGGGCGAGCCACTCAGTTGACCGCCGGGATGATGCCCTGCGCCTCGAGGTGGCTGATCACCTGGGCGACGCAGTCGTCCAGACTCTGACTGCCGGTATCGACCCGCAGTTCGGGGTTCTCCGGTTCCTCGTAGGGGCTGGAAATGCCGGTGAATTCCTTGATCTCACCCGCTCGGGCCTTGGCATAAAGGCCCTTGGTGTCGCGGTCTTCGCAGATGCTCAGGTCGGCGGCACAGTGGATCTCGATGAAATCGCCGGCCTCCACCAGCGAGCGGGCCTTGTCACGATCCGCCCGGAATGGCGAAACGAAGGCGGTGAGCACCACCACGCCGGCATCCAGGAAGAGCTTGGCCACTTCACCGATGCGGCGGATGTTCTCCTCCCGATCGGCATCCGAGAAGCCCAGGTCCTTGCAGAGCCCGTGGCGGATGTTGTCGCCATCGAGTACGTAGCAGGCCAGGCCCTGCTCGAACAGAGCCGAGTTGACGGCGTTGGCCAGGGTGCTCTTGCCGGCACCACTCAGCCCGGTGAACCAGAGAATGGCGCTGCGGTGGCCGCGCTGGTGGGCCCGGGCGGCCCGGGTCACCGTGGAGTGGTGCCACACGATGTTGGTGGAAGCCCCCCGGCTGGTGAGCTCGCCGTAGGCGGGATTCGAGGCGGGGCTGGCAGTCATCGGGCGGCGCGGGACAGGAGGACGCAGACAGGCATTCTCCCCCGCACTCGCCGCGCTGCCGGCCTCAGACGCTCTGCAGCCGGCAGCGCAGCAGCGCCAGCGCCTCATCCGGCAGGCCGAGAAAGCGATCCAGCCACGGATCGCCGCAGGGGGGCACGGTGGCGACTCCCACCAGCACCCCCTCCCCGGCGGCATCCAGCGGCCGGCCCGCGAGGCGATGCCGCCGGCTGGCCACCGCCCCGGTGCTGAGCCTGGTGTCCACCAGCAGATCCGGAGCGGCGTAGAGGCTGCCGATGCGGAAGCGGAAGCGGGCCTGGAACTGCAGGCTGAGCTGGCCGCTGGCCGGATCCAGCTGACCGGCCAGGGCGGTGGGCACGATGGCGATGTGCAGAAACGGCGGCAGAGGAAGGCCTAGCTGACGGGTGTTTCGGCTGCACAGCTCAGGGATCACCACGCCGGCTGGATCGAACTGCACGTCGTGCAGACCCTCAGCCCCAGGGGAGGAAAGGTGGCCAAGCGCTCCACCACCGCGGGCGTCGTAGCGGAAGCGCGGATACCCGCCGATCGCCAGGCCACAGCCATCGAGGGTGTCGAGCTGGATGGAGGGCATGGGGGGTGTTGCGTCGTGCTGGATGTCGCGCTGGACATGGCGCTGAATGCCGTGCAATCAGTCGCGCTGGATCGAAACGCTTTCAGGAGCGAACAGGAACACCTGATCGCCGGCCCGTTCGGAGGAGCCATCGAGGGCGAAGACACCGCCGGCGAGGAAGTCGACCACCCGCTGGGCCACATCCTCGTCCAGCTGGGAGAGGTCCACGAGGATGGTTTTCTGCTCGCGCACCAGCACCAGGGCCGCACATCCCTCCGAGAAGGAGCCGGGATGCACGACAACCACTTCGATCGGACGGATCCAGAAGGGGTCGTCGATGGCCTGCAAGGTGCCCTCAAGATCCATCGGGGGGATGGTGCGTCGACCGGATGCCGGATCATCACCCGGGCATCCAGCCTGCCCTGCCGGCAGCTGGCCTGGCGTTCATCCGGCTCCAGAGGATCAGCAGGGCAGCAGATCGCGCGCTTTGATCAGGAAGCCTCTTGATAGAGCGCTTCCAGCCGCTCGCGTTGAAGATCCACGTAGAGCACCGGCTCACCAGGCTTGGGAGCTTCGGGATGACGGGGCGCCGCTGGGGGACTGGGGCGGCGGAATCCCTGGCTCATCAGGGCGAAGGAGCCGCCGAGCAGCACCGCAAAGACAATCAGATAGAGGATGGGGAACAGGACGTCCACGGGCGCACCGACGGTCCCCCAGACTAATGTAAAGATCTGTTAACCGTGACCGACGCGCCAGCGACTCCCCTCCTGTTCCTGGTGGTGCTCGGCGGCCGGACGGCCCGCTGCCACGTGGAGCTGCACGATGTGCGCTTTGTGGCGGGGGACTGCATCGAGGCCACCATCCCAGCCCTGCGCGCCCAGTGGTTCGGGCAGCGGCGCGGGCTGCACATCGACAGCTATGTGGCCGTGCATCGCGTGGATGGCTTCCAGGTGATGCTGCAGCCAGAGCCCCAGCAGGCCAGCGCCGAACGGCTCTACTTCGTGAACCTCGGTGCCTACGACCCTCGGCAGCTGGCGGAGTTGCACCAGTTCGGACTGGTGGTGGCCCGCTCACCCCGGGCCGCCAAGGCCAGGGCCAAGGGCCGCTGGCTGGTGGGAGCCACCGAGCAGCACAAAGACGATCTCTCCCTGCTCCAGGTGCTGCCGGAGGCGGACGACTGCCTCCCCCTGGCGCAGGTGGGAGCGTTGCACGTGCACCTGATCCCCGATCCGCAGGGGCGCCATCAGCCCCTGGTGCCCGACTGGTTCGGCTACCGGCGCATCGATCGGGATGACGTCTGATCGCGATCAGGCTGATCGTGATGCCAACGAACGCGATCAGGGCCTTCAGGCCGGCACCACCTGGCGGTAGCCGTTGGCGGTGCACACCTTCAAGGGGGTGTCGAACAGGGCGCTGAGAGGAGCGTCCTGCAGCAGAGCGGCGGCGGGGCCATCGTTCACCACCCGCCCCTGGTTCAGCAGCACGGCTCGGCTGATCTCGGGAAGGATCGCCTCGATCTGATGGGTGACCAGCAGCAGGGTGGTGCCGGACTGGGCCAGCTGCCGCAGGATCGCCAGGAGCTGGTGCTTCGCCTGGAGGTCGAGGCCGTTGGTGGGTTCATCGAGCACCAGCACCTCGGGGTTGTGCACCAGGGCCCGGGCCAGCAGCAACCGGCGCCGCTGGCCATCGGACAGCTGGGCATAGGGCCGTTCCACCAGATCGGCCAGCCCCAGCTGCTCCATCAGCTCGGCCACCCGCTGGCGCTGGGGGAGGGTGGGCTGCTGACTGCGGCCGATCCCCACCGAGCCGAAGAAGCCGGAGAGCACCACATCAGCAGCGGGCACGCGGCCGACATAACCCGCCTGCAGATCCTGAGACACCAGGCCGATCCGGCCGCGCAGCTGCCAGAGGTTCACCGTCTCGCTGCCGAAGATCCGCAGCCGGGAGCCTGGCCTGACCACGGGGTAGAGCTCGCGGCTGAGCAGCTTGATCAGGGAACTCTTGCCGGAGCCGTTGGGCCCCAGGATCACCGTGTGTTCGCCCAGGTGCAGCTGCAGGGAGAGGTCGTCGAAGACGCGGCGAGGTCCCAGCCAGACCTCGACCGCCTCAAGCTCCAGATAGGGGGTGGGGGTGAGCAAGCGGAGCCCTGACCATCGACCCACATGGTTGCGCACCAAGGCGGAGACAGCTGAAGAGGATCTTTCAGACGAAGCATCCAGCCATAAAATGATGTCTTGTGCAGGACGCGGCTGAGTATGGGATGACAGCTTCCGATTCACCGCTCGATTCCTCCTTCCCAGGCCTGCGGGCCCTTCACGACGCCACGCATCACCTGGGACTGGTGGAGCGGACCCGGCTGGTGATGGAACTCCTCAGCCACTACCAGGTGCTGGTCTGCAACCCCAACCGCACCTTCGGGGTGCTGCTGTTGAGCCATCTTCAGGAGTGGCGTGCCACTGGAGTCAGCCAGCGGCTGGTAGGCATCGCCCACACCAGCAATGAGGGGCGCTCGCTGATCGAGCGGGTCCAGGGGCGCCTGCTGGTGGTCACCACAGTGGCCCTGCAGGATGGCCCGGTCTACGGGTGGTCAGGAGAGTTGCACCGTCGCAGCTCACCCACCAAGGTGCTGATGCTGATGGATGCCGCCCATCGCACCACTGTGAAAACCGCGATCGATGCCGGTGTGGATGCGCTGCTGGTGCAGCACAACATCGGGCAAGGCGCGTTGCTGGAGGCCCTGGAAGCACTGGAAACCGGCCAGCGCTACCTCGATCCGGAGTGCCGGCTCGCCCTGGAAACACGCGAGCGGGCCAGCGACGAGCTCTCGGAACGCGAGATGGAGATCCTGCAGCTCGTAGCAGAAGGCTGCTCGAACCGGGAGATCGCCGGTCGGTTGTCCATCGCCGAGGTGACGGCCCGCGACCACGTCCAGAACATCCTGCGCAAGCTCCGGGTGGATAACCGCACCGCGGCCGTACTGGCGGGCGTGCGGCAGGGCTATCTGCACTGGACGAACACCTGAACACAGGATCAGCCAACGGACCAGGGATGCTGCACAGCACCCCTGCAGTTGAAGGATCCTGCAGAGCCATCCTGCATGTGCAGGATGGAATCGAACGGCGCTGATTGCACTCTGGGATCAAGAGAAATCAGATCCGCCATGAACCCTCTCACCCTCCATCCAGAACTTCCCATCTCGAGCGAACCGATCACGGCTGTGACTCCTGAGATCAGCGCCTACGAATCCCTGGATTCCGAAGGGGATCTGTAAGCATTCAGGGGTCGGGACAGCACGCGGCGAACATCGTCTCTGCTGAACCCTTGACGGCGTCCTGATTCCCGTTTGCATCTCAGGCAGAGACTGCTTGAGATGGGCGCCCCTCCTGCTGGCATTTCCGAGGTGGACTGGTTGTCGTGGCCAGCTGGTGCCAGGGAGTTCATTCTGGCTCAACAGGAGGAGATGGTGCAGCTCCGCGTCCAGCTCACCGCCCTGGCGACCGAACTGGCCCATCTGCGCGAGCGGATCGGCCGCAGCTCCCGCAATTCTTCCAAGCCTCCCTCCAGTGATGGCCAGGGGTTTAGGCCGCCCGAACGACGCAAGGGCAGTGGCCGCAAGCGCGGCGGCCAGCCGGGCCATCCCGGATCTGGGCCGGAGCTGCTGCCGATCGAGCGGGTGGATGAGGTGGTCGAGCACCACCCCCAGGCCTGCCGCCGCTGCGGCACGTTGCTACAGGGTCAGGATCCCGAGCCCTTGAGGCACCAGGTGATCGAGATTCCACCGATCACGCCTCTGGTGATCGAGCACCGGCTGCACCGCCTGGTCTGCCCCTGCTGTTCCACCAGCACCTGTGCCTCGTTACCGGCGGAGGTGGAAGTAAGCCATTACGGTCCCCGGCTCAGTGCTCTGGTGGGTCTGCTGGGTAGTGCCTTCCCGTTGAGTTTCAGCAAGACCCAGGCGCTGCTGGATCAGCTGCTGGGGGTACAGATCAGCCGGGGAGCGATGGCCACTATCCGCCAGCGCTTGAGTGCAGCACTGGAGCAGCCCATGCAGGAGGCCCTTGCGTTTGCCCGTCAGCAGTCGGTGGTCTATGTCGATGAAACCGGTGCCCCCACCGGTAATGCCGATGGGGGCAACCCCGATGGCCGGCGCGGCTGGGAGTGGGTCATGGTGACCGCCATGGGGGTGACAGTGTTCTTGCAGAGCCTGAGCCGCTCGGCTGCCGCCGCGATCGACCTGCTCGGGAATGCCTTTGGCGGAATTGTGGTGAGCGATCGCTTCTCCGCCTACAACCATCTCCCGCTGGAGCAGCGCCAGCTGTGCTGGGCGCACGTGATCCGCGATCTCACCGCCATCGCTGACCGTCAGGGCGCCAGCGGTGAGATTGGAGCGGAGCTGCTGGGCCTGCAGCAGCAGCTGTTTGCCCAGTGGCACCGCTACAAAGACGGAACGATCGACTGGTCCACGTTGCAGCAGGGCTGTCGGCCGATCCGCCAGGCGTTTGTGGGCACGCTGCAGCGGGTTGTGGAGCTGGGCTGCCAGCGCGGCGAGCGAACGCCGTGGGCCAAGACGGTGCGTACCTGCCATCAGTTGCTGCAAGTGAGCGATGGCCTCTGGACCTTCCTGGAGATTGAAGGGATCGAGCCCACCAACAACGCAGCCGAGCGTGCCCTGCGCCATTCGGTGATTCAGCGCAAGATCAGCCATGGCGTCCAATCCCGCCAGGGTGCAATCTGCCGCAGCAGGTTGCTCACGGTCACCACCAGCCTGCGGCAACAGGGCCGTGATATCTGGCAGTTCCTGGAGCAGGCCTTGATCGCCCATCATCGCGGCGGTGAGATGCCATCGCTGTTGCCGAATCCCTGAGCCGGCCGTCATCGATCGTGGTGTCTGTGGTCGCTTGGTGATCAGCGATCAAGGGCGGTGAATGCTGCGCGGCTGCGTCACGGCCCCTGAACGGATACGGGGGGACTCCTGAAAAAGATTCTCGGCCCATCGGCGCCGGATTCGTCCGTTTGCTTCGCGTTAATCAGGCTGGCAAGCGCGGTGACATCAAGTCGGCCAGATCTCAAAAGCATGGCTTGCAGATGCCCTCAGGCGCTCTGATCGCTGACCAGGCCATAAAAAAGCTGTAGATCCACCCAAAAAGAAGGACAAAAAAGAGGCGCAGCAGCCTCAAGACCTTTTCCGCGCACATCACGACAAAGGCCATCGAGATGGAGGATTCGGCACCAGCTGGTAGACGAGCCATGATCAGATCCAGGGAATACTTGCGCTTTCCAGAGCCAAAGACGCCTTCCACTTCATTGCGTCGAGCTTGATCAGATCGGAGCTGGTGCTTGTGTGCAGTGGTGACATCAGGATCCTTGGGCGGGCGACCCAATCGCTTGCCGGAGAGGCGAATACCGTTCCTCGTGCAGAAATGCCTATTCTTGGCCGTGATATAAATCCGGTCGGCGCAGATTCGCTCTGGGTAAGATCCTGTATCCAGCTTGTATTTTTCCGCCTGAGCGATAAGGTCTTCTCCTTCGTTGTAGGGGTTCCAGCTTATGCGGTGCAAGAACGGAAAGCCGTTTTGAACCGAAACACTGATTTTGGCTCCAAACTCCACCGCAGCACGTGCTTTGCCTCGCACCATTGGGCGGATATGGGTCTGCACAAGATTCACCAGGCGGTCTGGAATGCTGTTGGTCTGAGAGGCGAGCAGAAGGCCCTGTTGCCGCTCCAACTCGCTGCAGGCCAACAACTTCTGCCACCAATGCCTCTTAAGCTCGGAAAGCCTTGCCCCGCAGCCGATCAGAGCATCAATGGCCTTGAGATTCTGCCGCACATAGCCAAGCTGATGTTTAATGGCAGCCTTCACTTTGCGGCGACGTGGTCGTTTTTGCTTCGCCACTCTCAGGAAATGAGCACGAGCAAGGCCACGGTCG
Coding sequences within it:
- a CDS encoding AI-2E family transporter, which produces MLERLVLPPWLRFGLALPLLVLNLWVLRQLLLPLAPFPALFLGAALIAFLLDLPARWLKDRGMPRLLALALVLGGALGLVALAVLWLVPRLVQQLGDLINALPSWLAEGELLLQNLQDWAVQRGLPSDFGNLSSDLISRTSRIASQVSQQLLALLGTTLGITINTLIVLVLAAFLLLGGDAIVAGLGIWLPAGVRSLVLTTLGRTFRGYFAGQVVLALILSGAQIVVFTLLGIPYGVLFAVAIGFTTLIPYASALTIVVVSVLLALEDPRTALEVLAAAISVGQVVDQVIQPRLMGSIVGLQPAWLLVSLPIGARVGSLMGFGELLGLLLAVPLASCVKTFLDAWGERLRAGEAPGEPLS
- the cysC gene encoding adenylyl-sulfate kinase, producing MTASPASNPAYGELTSRGASTNIVWHHSTVTRAARAHQRGHRSAILWFTGLSGAGKSTLANAVNSALFEQGLACYVLDGDNIRHGLCKDLGFSDADREENIRRIGEVAKLFLDAGVVVLTAFVSPFRADRDKARSLVEAGDFIEIHCAADLSICEDRDTKGLYAKARAGEIKEFTGISSPYEEPENPELRVDTGSQSLDDCVAQVISHLEAQGIIPAVN
- a CDS encoding cell division protein SepF, giving the protein MDLEGTLQAIDDPFWIRPIEVVVVHPGSFSEGCAALVLVREQKTILVDLSQLDEDVAQRVVDFLAGGVFALDGSSERAGDQVFLFAPESVSIQRD
- a CDS encoding DUF1543 domain-containing protein, which codes for MTDAPATPLLFLVVLGGRTARCHVELHDVRFVAGDCIEATIPALRAQWFGQRRGLHIDSYVAVHRVDGFQVMLQPEPQQASAERLYFVNLGAYDPRQLAELHQFGLVVARSPRAAKARAKGRWLVGATEQHKDDLSLLQVLPEADDCLPLAQVGALHVHLIPDPQGRHQPLVPDWFGYRRIDRDDV
- a CDS encoding ABC transporter ATP-binding protein, whose amino-acid sequence is MLTPTPYLELEAVEVWLGPRRVFDDLSLQLHLGEHTVILGPNGSGKSSLIKLLSRELYPVVRPGSRLRIFGSETVNLWQLRGRIGLVSQDLQAGYVGRVPAADVVLSGFFGSVGIGRSQQPTLPQRQRVAELMEQLGLADLVERPYAQLSDGQRRRLLLARALVHNPEVLVLDEPTNGLDLQAKHQLLAILRQLAQSGTTLLLVTHQIEAILPEISRAVLLNQGRVVNDGPAAALLQDAPLSALFDTPLKVCTANGYRQVVPA
- a CDS encoding response regulator transcription factor: MTASDSPLDSSFPGLRALHDATHHLGLVERTRLVMELLSHYQVLVCNPNRTFGVLLLSHLQEWRATGVSQRLVGIAHTSNEGRSLIERVQGRLLVVTTVALQDGPVYGWSGELHRRSSPTKVLMLMDAAHRTTVKTAIDAGVDALLVQHNIGQGALLEALEALETGQRYLDPECRLALETRERASDELSEREMEILQLVAEGCSNREIAGRLSIAEVTARDHVQNILRKLRVDNRTAAVLAGVRQGYLHWTNT
- a CDS encoding IS66 family transposase, with the translated sequence MGAPPAGISEVDWLSWPAGAREFILAQQEEMVQLRVQLTALATELAHLRERIGRSSRNSSKPPSSDGQGFRPPERRKGSGRKRGGQPGHPGSGPELLPIERVDEVVEHHPQACRRCGTLLQGQDPEPLRHQVIEIPPITPLVIEHRLHRLVCPCCSTSTCASLPAEVEVSHYGPRLSALVGLLGSAFPLSFSKTQALLDQLLGVQISRGAMATIRQRLSAALEQPMQEALAFARQQSVVYVDETGAPTGNADGGNPDGRRGWEWVMVTAMGVTVFLQSLSRSAAAAIDLLGNAFGGIVVSDRFSAYNHLPLEQRQLCWAHVIRDLTAIADRQGASGEIGAELLGLQQQLFAQWHRYKDGTIDWSTLQQGCRPIRQAFVGTLQRVVELGCQRGERTPWAKTVRTCHQLLQVSDGLWTFLEIEGIEPTNNAAERALRHSVIQRKISHGVQSRQGAICRSRLLTVTTSLRQQGRDIWQFLEQALIAHHRGGEMPSLLPNP
- a CDS encoding IS5 family transposase yields the protein MYRRHNNGQISIKEFHLPFGGTLDPENRWVQLEGLIPWDELEETYAPQFSATIGAPAKSVRMAFGALYIKQKLGLTDEETVHQIRENAYIQFFLGFAGYTAKAPFDASMMVHFRKRFSDEDLRRINELVVQRGKEILLEALAQAADDDDHDDRDSSGGGAQLELDALIKPADWPEGKNWGTLTIDASCTPADITYPRDLKLLNEARTTTERVIDDLCSQSSGFRRHRPRYDRGLARAHFLRVAKQKRPRRRKVKAAIKHQLGYVRQNLKAIDALIGCGARLSELKRHWWQKLLACSELERQQGLLLASQTNSIPDRLVNLVQTHIRPMVRGKARAAVEFGAKISVSVQNGFPFLHRISWNPYNEGEDLIAQAEKYKLDTGSYPERICADRIYITAKNRHFCTRNGIRLSGKRLGRPPKDPDVTTAHKHQLRSDQARRNEVEGVFGSGKRKYSLDLIMARLPAGAESSISMAFVVMCAEKVLRLLRLFFVLLFGWIYSFFMAWSAIRAPEGICKPCF